The window GGAAGTGTCCTTGTGGGTTGCAGCCATTGCACAGGCCGAAAGCATGGGCATGTCGCTGGGCCCGTTATTACGTTCGCAGTCGGATCAGCGCAGGCAGGAGCGTTTTCATCGAGCTGAGAAACTGGCTCTGGAAGCGCCGGTAAAAATGCTGTTGCCATTAATTTTCTGTATTTTTCCCTGCACCTTTATTGTTCTGGCGTTTCCCATTGTGATGAAAATCCTGCAATCGGGTGTGTAAACGCATTTATCGTTCTCATATACTTTTTCGTCTGGTCAATACCATGTCTCTGACAAACATCGCTGCATTTTCAAACAAGCCTGCATCTCCTGAAGGATTCGTATCAGCAAATACCGTCACATCAACAAACGCTTTCGCACCAACAAACGATTTCGCTTCAGCAAACACCGTAGCATCAGCAAACACCGTAGCATCAGCAAACACCGTAGCATCAGCAAACACCGTAGCATCAGCAAACACCGTCGCATCAGCAGATACTTCATCATTCACCCCGTCCGCATACACCTTAATCACAGTTGACCGGTTTTTCCCGCGGCTGATAGGATTAATGGGAAGGAAAACGATTGATCCGTTGCGGGTATGCCACTTTGTGCCGTGCAATAGCATCCACACCTTCGGCATGGCATTTCCGCTTACGGTTATTTTTCTGGACAGACAAATGCGTCTATTGCGGGTCATTAATCATCTTGCGCCTGCGCGTGTCGCCTGGCATTGGCGGGCCTGTTCTGTACTTGAGCTACGCGCAGGATCGATTACGTCTGGTAGGCAAGCGCAGGCGCTGGTGGCCTCACTCTTTCCCGAAAATGGTGTTTAAAAAAGCTCGATCCGACACAGTCCGCTAGTCTGCGACCGTAGCCAAAACCCCCGTCGTTTCATGAACCGCAGCCACAGCCATAGTCCAACCTTTCAGGAAAAACCAGCGACCCGCCGCAAACCATTATGTGGCTTTATAGAATCCCAGTATGATCTCAATAGCCCGGCTGACGATCGGATCCTGCTTTTTGCCGGACCATATTACAGACGTAATAGAGCGCTGGGTGTGCTCGAATTCCAGAAACCGCAGATCAGGCAGGCCGCAGTGTTGCATACAGGCCGGGACCAGTGATACCCCCATGTTCCGGGAAACCATGCTCAGAATACTCAGCCAGTGGCGCGTTTCGTCGACTGCCCTGGGAAAAAAACCGGAACTGATGCACATCGACAAGAGGATTTCATAATAAACCGGAGATACATGACGGGAAAAAAAGATGAATCGCTGCGTACTGAAGTCGGCAAGGGCATGGGACCGATTCTGCAGTACCGGATTGTCCTTGTGCACGCATAACAGGAATGGTTCGGAAACAATCTCCTTGTCGTGCAGGTCGGCCGGTAACTTGTTGCTATGAATGAATCCCACGTCAACATGGCCCATGGCCACTTTATCGACAATATCACCCGAATTGGATTCGGCCAGTTCAATATTGATCTGCCCACCCTCGGGGGCCAGCAGTTGCAGCAGTGTCGGCAGGCCGCGATACACCATGGAGCCCACAAAGCCGATACGCAGGCGTCCGCTCTCGGTCGTGTGTTGAAGGCGGTTTTTGAGTGAGCTGGCATGGCTGAGCAGGAACAGCGCTTCCTTGTAGAGCACGGCGCCGGCAGGCGTTAAGCTGACATGTCGGCTGTTGCGTTCAAATAGTTGTGCGCCCATTTTTTCCTCAAGCTGCCGGATAGCCAGACTCAACGGTGGCTGTGAAATGTTCAGGCGTGCCGCAGCCTTGCTGAAATTGAGGGTTTCGGCAACGGCGACAAAATAGCGAAGGGTACGCAGGTCCAGATCCATATCTATATATTATATGTATAGTTGAAGATAAAAATAGTATTTCCATATATATATCGAATTTATTACGCTGTGCCTATTACCCAAATTCAAAAGGCCAGAGCATGGAGACAAATAATATTCCCGACAGCCGGGGCAGCAATTTCTTTACGCAGGACCCTTATTCCGGCGCCTTATTGAAAACCTATCTTCCCGCAGCGTTATATGCACACCTGCTGCCGGTGTTCAATGAGCTGGGTGCCGCTGTCGGTTCACGCCTGGATGAGCTGGCCGATACGGCCGATAAAAATCCGCCCGTGCTGTCAGTGCGTGATCGCCAGGGGCAGGACGCCTGCGTTATTAGCAAACATCCGGCTTACGTTGAACTGGAAAAAATGGCTTATGAAACGCTTGGCCTGGCCGCCATGTCGCATCGCCCCGGGGTATTGGGCTGGGATCAGCCGTTTCCACCCGCGGCCAAGTATGCCTTGTCGCATTTGTTTGTGCAGGCCGAATTCGGCTTGTGCTGCCCGGTGAGTATGACCGATTCGCTGGCACGCACACTCAAAAAATTCGGCGATCCGGCTCTGGTTGAACAGGTCTTGCCGCAGGTGACGGCCCCCGATTTTGCCGATCTGCAACAGGGTGCCATGTTCATGACCGAACAGGCTGCCGGATCCGATGTCAGCGCGACGCAGGTGGTTGCCACACCGCACGATGATGGACATTGGCGGCTGACGGGCGACAAGTGGTTTTGTTCGAACCCGGACGCGGGCTTTGCCATGGTGCTGGCACGCAGCGAAGAAGCGGAGGGGCTCAAGGGGGTGTCGCTGTTTCTATTGCCCAGAACCTGCGCTGACGGCACGCTCAATCAGTATCGAATTCTACGGCTGAAAGACAAACTGGGCACCCGTTCCATGGCCAGTGGTGAAATCCGCCTGGAAGGCGCTTTTGCGTGGCTGGTAGGTACAAGGGGCAAAGGGTTTCAGCAGATGGCTGACATGATCAACAACTCCAGACTGTCCAACGGAATGCGTGCTGCCGGCCTGATGCGTCGTGCGGTCAGCGAAGCAATCTATTTCAGCAGTCAGAGAAAAGCATTTGGTAAGCGCCTGATTGAGATGCCTTTAATGCAACGACAACTGGTCAAGATGATGACGCGGGCCGAGCAGGCTCGGTCGGTCATGTTCCAGACCGCAAGAGCGCTGGAAAAGGCGGATGGCGGCGATGCGTTCGCAAAGGATTTGCTGCGGATTCTTACACCATTGATCAAGTTCCGTGCCTGCCGTGACGCCCGCGTGGTAACTGGTGATGCCATGGAAGTACGTGGTGGCTGCGGCTACATTGAAGAGTGGACCGAGCCACGCCTGATGCGCGATGCGCACCTGGGCTCCATCTGGGAAGGCACCAGTAATATCGTGGCGCTCGATGTACTGCGAGCGATCCGCAAGAGTAACGGCCTGAGCGCGCTGCAGACCTATGTGCAGACGCTGCTGGAAAACGGCCTGCCATGCGACGCGTCTCTGGTCGAGCTGCAGGCCGATTGCATCAACAAAACATTTGCGCTGGCACGCAGCGTGGCCGATACCGAAGACGCCGTTATGGCGCGTCAGGTTGGATCGGCGCTGTATCACGTGGCTGCGCTTGCCAGCATGCGCTGGGAAGCCGCTCATGCCGGACTGGAAACGCGGGCGATACTGGCCGATCAGATATTGATTCATCGTCTGGCGCCGCGTGATCCATTATCACAGACGAAATACGAGGGCGAGATGCAGGCCCTGCTGGCTTACGCGCTGTAATCTGCATTCCTATCCAATTTTTACAATATCCGCGACCGGCTATGTAGCACGGCTCGCGGGCAGAGGAGACCCATGAGTACTTCAAGAATCTATGCCCTGGCGGGCTTGCTGGCTTGTCTGGTGTTGCCAGGCGCTGCCGTTGCCGCTGATCCCTTTCCATCAGAAATAGTCAAGCTGGTGGTGCCTTATCCGCCTGGCGGCCCTACCGATGCGCTGGCGCGCAGGCTGGCCCAGGGGGCCGGCAAGAAGCTGGGTACCACGATTGTGGTTGAAAACAAGGCCGGGGCTAATGGCAATATTGGCGCCGAGTATGTGGCGCGCGCCAAGCCGGACGGCTACACCATCATGTTTGGCACTTCCGGGCCGCTGGCCATCAATGCCAGCATGTACAAAAAACTCGGCTATCAGCCGGAAACAAGTTTCACACCCATCATGAAACTTGGCC of the Advenella mimigardefordensis DPN7 genome contains:
- a CDS encoding DUF192 domain-containing protein, with the protein product MRVCHFVPCNSIHTFGMAFPLTVIFLDRQMRLLRVINHLAPARVAWHWRACSVLELRAGSITSGRQAQALVASLFPENGV
- a CDS encoding LysR family transcriptional regulator; the protein is MDLDLRTLRYFVAVAETLNFSKAAARLNISQPPLSLAIRQLEEKMGAQLFERNSRHVSLTPAGAVLYKEALFLLSHASSLKNRLQHTTESGRLRIGFVGSMVYRGLPTLLQLLAPEGGQINIELAESNSGDIVDKVAMGHVDVGFIHSNKLPADLHDKEIVSEPFLLCVHKDNPVLQNRSHALADFSTQRFIFFSRHVSPVYYEILLSMCISSGFFPRAVDETRHWLSILSMVSRNMGVSLVPACMQHCGLPDLRFLEFEHTQRSITSVIWSGKKQDPIVSRAIEIILGFYKAT
- a CDS encoding acyl-CoA dehydrogenase family protein, translating into METNNIPDSRGSNFFTQDPYSGALLKTYLPAALYAHLLPVFNELGAAVGSRLDELADTADKNPPVLSVRDRQGQDACVISKHPAYVELEKMAYETLGLAAMSHRPGVLGWDQPFPPAAKYALSHLFVQAEFGLCCPVSMTDSLARTLKKFGDPALVEQVLPQVTAPDFADLQQGAMFMTEQAAGSDVSATQVVATPHDDGHWRLTGDKWFCSNPDAGFAMVLARSEEAEGLKGVSLFLLPRTCADGTLNQYRILRLKDKLGTRSMASGEIRLEGAFAWLVGTRGKGFQQMADMINNSRLSNGMRAAGLMRRAVSEAIYFSSQRKAFGKRLIEMPLMQRQLVKMMTRAEQARSVMFQTARALEKADGGDAFAKDLLRILTPLIKFRACRDARVVTGDAMEVRGGCGYIEEWTEPRLMRDAHLGSIWEGTSNIVALDVLRAIRKSNGLSALQTYVQTLLENGLPCDASLVELQADCINKTFALARSVADTEDAVMARQVGSALYHVAALASMRWEAAHAGLETRAILADQILIHRLAPRDPLSQTKYEGEMQALLAYAL